Proteins encoded by one window of Companilactobacillus ginsenosidimutans:
- a CDS encoding competence protein CoiA produces the protein MYAALNEKSQLINAIECDNQEEYFCPKCTLPVKLVSTTATPFFRHENQRDNDVNEREIHKKGKALLIEAISKLGYSDVKTEVYLNKISQRPDILVADKIAVEFQCAKIDARKLAGRVTSYFRAGIDNYWILGGDYLDDSISKQHLKFISYNVNWGFHIIMLDTESEKITLFYEIRFMGPFNKICFRRKHFNYANLQYLFQFRPQLNSNKLTDITEYQIDRIRKINNGKTNIFKLQFFQKNEIKVEDYLMGKKIAMLKPIYRTHHWLIECGAVPKRLLQPLLDKKRS, from the coding sequence ATGTATGCAGCTTTGAACGAAAAAAGCCAACTAATCAATGCAATTGAGTGTGACAACCAGGAAGAATACTTTTGTCCTAAATGCACACTACCAGTGAAATTAGTATCAACAACCGCGACACCATTTTTCCGACATGAGAATCAACGAGATAATGATGTTAATGAACGAGAAATTCATAAAAAGGGTAAAGCTTTATTGATTGAAGCAATTTCCAAACTGGGATATAGCGACGTGAAGACGGAAGTCTATTTGAATAAAATAAGTCAGCGACCAGATATTCTGGTTGCTGACAAAATTGCGGTGGAATTCCAATGTGCAAAGATTGATGCTCGGAAACTTGCTGGTCGGGTGACTAGTTATTTTCGGGCTGGTATTGATAATTATTGGATCCTTGGTGGAGATTACTTGGATGACAGTATTTCCAAACAACATTTAAAATTTATCTCCTATAATGTTAATTGGGGATTTCATATTATTATGCTCGATACTGAATCTGAGAAGATTACATTATTTTATGAAATTCGATTTATGGGTCCATTCAATAAGATTTGTTTTAGACGAAAGCATTTTAACTATGCTAATTTACAATATTTATTTCAATTCAGACCGCAGTTAAATTCTAATAAGCTGACTGATATTACTGAATATCAGATTGATCGGATACGAAAAATTAACAATGGTAAAACCAATATTTTTAAATTACAATTTTTTCAGAAGAATGAAATTAAGGTTGAAGATTATTTGATGGGGAAAAAGATTGCGATGTTGAAGCCTATTTATCGTACTCATCATTGGTTAATTGAATGTGGGGCGGTTCCAAAACGTTTGTTGCAGCCACTTTTGGACAAAAAAAGAAGCTAG
- a CDS encoding RluA family pseudouridine synthase, translated as MTTKRYLKFTVQESDKKILRKFLVQKKFSNSQLSNLKNNDGMIFVNHKLRHFDFKLKTGDQMLIVMGEETPSDLIKPMEGQLDVVFEDKYFLVINKPPGIASLPAKARTSKTMANIVKYYLQQKGENGTIHLVTRLDRDTSGLMVFAKNSYAHSMLDQILHGDHFQKYYLAIVYGQVSPSEGKVDLPIGIDPDEFYKRVIDYEKGKQSQTLYRTVETFSDASMIKLKLLTGRTHQIRVHMKAIGHPIIGDFMYTKHAEPLINRQALHCTELKIVHPVTNETLDLTASLPQDMTDLCQKLRG; from the coding sequence ATGACGACTAAACGCTATCTGAAGTTCACTGTCCAGGAATCTGATAAGAAGATTCTGCGTAAGTTTCTAGTTCAGAAAAAGTTTTCTAACAGTCAGTTGAGCAATTTGAAAAATAATGATGGCATGATTTTCGTAAATCATAAATTACGTCACTTTGATTTCAAGCTGAAAACTGGCGACCAAATGTTAATTGTGATGGGTGAGGAAACACCTTCTGATTTGATCAAACCTATGGAAGGTCAACTTGACGTTGTTTTTGAGGATAAATACTTTTTAGTTATTAATAAACCACCTGGGATTGCTAGCTTGCCAGCAAAAGCTCGCACGAGTAAAACGATGGCAAATATCGTTAAATATTATTTACAACAAAAAGGTGAAAATGGCACGATCCATTTAGTAACACGATTAGACCGTGATACATCGGGATTGATGGTCTTTGCAAAGAATTCATATGCGCATTCAATGCTTGACCAAATTCTTCACGGCGACCATTTTCAAAAATATTATTTAGCAATAGTTTATGGTCAGGTGTCACCATCTGAGGGCAAAGTTGACTTGCCCATTGGAATCGATCCAGACGAATTTTATAAGCGTGTGATTGATTATGAAAAAGGTAAACAGTCGCAAACTTTGTACCGCACAGTAGAGACTTTTTCTGATGCAAGCATGATTAAGCTGAAATTATTGACGGGTCGAACTCATCAAATTAGAGTACATATGAAAGCTATCGGACATCCAATTATTGGTGATTTTATGTACACGAAACATGCTGAACCATTAATCAACCGTCAAGCATTACACTGTACGGAATTAAAAATTGTTCATCCAGTTACTAACGAAACATTGGATTTAACTGCTTCACTGCCACAAGATATGACAGACCTTTGTCAAAAATTAAGGGGGTGA
- a CDS encoding MetQ/NlpA family ABC transporter substrate-binding protein: protein MRKFKGILVGILASVLLLVLAGCGNSQAKNTVTVGSQGSDLEIWEHIAKSKQAKDAGLNIKVKEITDGTQLNQATTQGQVDVNAFQSWAYYKAYNRENPKGKLAALGTTYLEPLGIYSKKFKKVSDIKDGSTIAIANNPANTSRGLELLQSAGLIKLKKNFGALGNVKDIASNPKHLKFKEIDDTTGPRVLNDVDVVLISNTVALDGGLHVLTDSIYHEKLDQSTRDNVNILATADKNKDNKTYKKLVKLYHNKDIQKYIKKKYYGTKIEVNKPLSYFDN, encoded by the coding sequence ATGAGAAAATTTAAAGGAATATTAGTTGGTATTTTAGCCAGTGTATTGTTATTAGTTTTAGCTGGTTGTGGAAATAGCCAAGCAAAGAATACCGTAACCGTTGGATCACAAGGTTCAGATCTTGAAATTTGGGAACACATTGCCAAAAGCAAACAAGCAAAAGATGCGGGACTGAATATCAAGGTTAAAGAAATTACCGATGGTACTCAATTAAATCAAGCAACCACGCAAGGGCAAGTTGATGTAAATGCATTTCAATCATGGGCTTACTACAAGGCGTATAATCGTGAAAATCCCAAAGGTAAATTAGCTGCCTTAGGAACAACATATCTTGAACCATTGGGTATTTATTCAAAGAAGTTTAAAAAGGTTAGTGACATCAAAGATGGTTCAACGATTGCAATAGCAAATAATCCAGCTAATACTTCAAGAGGATTGGAACTGCTCCAATCAGCAGGACTAATCAAACTGAAGAAAAACTTTGGAGCCTTAGGTAACGTCAAAGATATTGCTAGTAATCCTAAGCATTTAAAATTTAAAGAAATTGACGATACTACTGGACCTCGTGTTTTAAACGATGTTGACGTCGTTTTAATTTCCAATACAGTTGCTCTTGATGGTGGATTACATGTTTTAACAGATTCAATTTATCATGAGAAATTGGACCAAAGCACCAGAGACAATGTGAATATCTTGGCAACAGCCGATAAGAACAAGGATAACAAGACTTATAAAAAATTAGTTAAGTTATATCACAACAAAGATATTCAGAAATATATCAAGAAAAAGTATTACGGAACAAAAATTGAAGTTAATAAACCATTATCATATTTTGATAATTAG
- a CDS encoding S-ribosylhomocysteine lyase, translated as MAKVESFTLDHTKVKAPYVRLITEENGEKGDVISNYDLRLVQPNENAIPTAGLHTIEHLLAGLLRDRLSGVIDCSPFGCRTGFHLITWGTHSTTEVAEALKGALDDIANKIEWKDVQGTDKYSCGNYRDHSLFSAKEWSKKILEEGISDDPFERHVI; from the coding sequence ATGGCAAAAGTTGAAAGTTTTACATTGGATCACACAAAGGTTAAAGCACCATACGTTCGTTTGATCACAGAAGAAAATGGTGAAAAAGGTGACGTTATTTCAAACTATGATTTACGTCTAGTACAACCAAATGAAAATGCTATTCCTACCGCAGGACTACACACAATCGAGCATTTACTTGCCGGTTTATTGAGAGATAGATTATCAGGCGTTATCGATTGTTCACCATTCGGTTGTCGTACAGGTTTCCACTTGATTACATGGGGAACACACTCAACAACAGAAGTTGCTGAAGCATTGAAAGGTGCCCTTGATGACATCGCAAACAAGATTGAATGGAAAGATGTTCAAGGAACAGACAAGTACAGTTGTGGTAACTATCGTGATCACTCATTGTTCTCAGCCAAAGAATGGTCAAAGAAGATTCTTGAAGAAGGAATCAGTGACGATCCATTCGAACGTCACGTAATCTAA
- a CDS encoding adaptor protein MecA: MEMDHINENTIRVILSTQDLQERGVTVLDLLGNKKQIESFFYSILDEVDKNHTFSNNEPVTFQIMPNKAGLELLISKSNDEEDVEGSLPLDGGQADAEALAPLGINDLGHEEYDADTAPYLNDPDTPTKTVIVEFKNFEDYIQLAKILRLESGISNLWEYKGAYYLQLVLFTDEMHDMTYNDVLALLSEYSFRTKVTAAVLSEYGKELMSKTALELTRYYFKD, translated from the coding sequence ATGGAAATGGATCATATTAATGAAAATACGATCAGAGTCATTCTTAGTACGCAAGATTTGCAGGAACGTGGTGTAACCGTACTAGACTTGCTTGGAAATAAGAAGCAGATCGAATCATTTTTCTACAGTATTTTAGATGAGGTAGACAAGAATCATACCTTTTCAAATAACGAACCAGTAACATTCCAAATCATGCCTAATAAGGCTGGTCTTGAGTTATTGATTAGCAAGTCAAATGATGAAGAAGATGTCGAAGGTTCATTGCCATTAGATGGTGGACAAGCAGATGCTGAAGCATTAGCACCACTAGGTATTAACGACCTTGGTCACGAAGAATACGATGCTGATACAGCACCATACTTGAACGACCCCGACACACCAACTAAAACTGTAATTGTTGAGTTTAAGAATTTTGAAGATTATATTCAATTGGCTAAGATTCTCCGTCTTGAAAGTGGAATTTCCAATTTGTGGGAATACAAAGGTGCTTATTATTTGCAACTAGTATTATTCACAGATGAAATGCACGATATGACTTATAACGATGTTCTCGCACTATTGAGTGAATATAGTTTTAGAACAAAAGTTACAGCAGCTGTATTATCCGAGTACGGAAAAGAGCTTATGAGCAAGACTGCTCTCGAATTGACAAGATATTATTTCAAAGACTAA
- a CDS encoding helix-turn-helix domain-containing protein encodes MWKYTQKEKYNLIKEFEKSDLPRQTFAKTKGISPETFRDWNNYYKENGYEGLRNSKSRTFYSAETKINSVRAYANGEGNLKQVCEKFGVKSSKQLRMWLIQYNNGKTLKATPVRKKVTAVPRKTTIDERIEVVEFILNKHHSYSEASERFDVSYQQARLWVMKVQGDGYKALVDERGHRIHHKAEEISELEKLKLENRELKAKLNEQEAIAAFEKKLNELQHRG; translated from the coding sequence ATGTGGAAATATACTCAAAAAGAAAAATATAACCTTATCAAGGAATTTGAAAAATCTGATTTACCTCGACAGACATTTGCGAAAACCAAAGGAATCAGTCCCGAAACGTTTAGGGACTGGAATAATTACTACAAAGAGAATGGTTATGAAGGACTAAGGAATAGTAAATCACGTACGTTTTATAGTGCTGAAACAAAGATCAACTCTGTTCGTGCATATGCGAATGGTGAAGGTAATCTAAAGCAAGTATGTGAAAAATTCGGAGTGAAATCATCTAAACAACTCAGAATGTGGTTGATACAGTATAATAATGGCAAGACTCTTAAGGCTACGCCTGTCAGGAAGAAGGTCACTGCTGTGCCAAGAAAAACAACGATAGATGAAAGAATTGAAGTTGTAGAATTCATTCTTAATAAACATCATTCCTATTCAGAAGCATCTGAACGATTTGATGTTTCTTATCAACAAGCTCGGCTTTGGGTTATGAAAGTCCAAGGTGATGGCTATAAAGCTCTCGTAGATGAGCGTGGCCATAGGATTCATCATAAAGCAGAAGAGATTAGTGAACTAGAGAAATTGAAACTTGAAAACCGTGAACTCAAAGCAAAATTGAATGAACAAGAAGCCATTGCGGCGTTTGAAAAAAAATTAAACGAACTTCAGCACAGGGGGTGA
- a CDS encoding NAD kinase, with protein MKFWVNNNSKQQSVDAADKIRRELIKHDFVLDQMNPALVISVGGDGTLLSTFHSYAEQLDKVKFVALHTGHLGFYSDWTDDEIDELISRIIQHQEDIPATSYPLIEVTIESKNGDVTKAIAINEAIVRRLSALTLKTQVDIDSEYFESFRGDGLCFSTPTGSTAYSKAIGGALIHPKVSVFQMVEIASINNRVYRTISSPLIIPNNQVVHLYPQDAEDYVINFDGKVVELKDIECIKIQLSKQRAQFAQYRHRHFWTRVETAFLGQNDD; from the coding sequence ATGAAGTTCTGGGTAAACAATAATAGTAAACAACAGTCTGTTGATGCAGCCGACAAAATACGCCGAGAATTGATAAAACATGATTTTGTTTTGGATCAAATGAATCCTGCACTAGTTATTAGTGTGGGTGGAGATGGAACATTATTGAGTACTTTCCATTCATATGCCGAACAATTGGATAAGGTGAAGTTTGTCGCTCTGCATACTGGACATTTAGGGTTTTATTCAGATTGGACAGATGATGAAATTGATGAATTGATCAGTCGAATCATCCAACATCAAGAAGATATTCCAGCAACCAGTTATCCATTAATTGAAGTCACAATTGAATCTAAGAATGGTGATGTTACGAAAGCAATCGCAATCAATGAAGCAATCGTTCGCCGTTTGTCTGCTTTAACTTTGAAGACACAAGTTGATATCGACAGTGAATATTTCGAAAGTTTTCGTGGAGATGGACTTTGCTTCTCAACTCCAACTGGATCAACAGCCTATTCTAAGGCTATTGGTGGTGCCTTGATTCATCCGAAAGTTAGTGTTTTCCAAATGGTTGAAATTGCCTCAATTAACAACCGGGTCTACAGAACAATTTCGTCTCCATTGATTATTCCAAATAATCAGGTAGTCCATTTGTATCCACAAGATGCTGAAGATTATGTCATCAATTTTGATGGAAAAGTCGTTGAGTTGAAGGATATTGAATGTATTAAAATCCAATTGAGCAAGCAACGTGCCCAATTTGCTCAATATCGTCATCGTCATTTCTGGACTCGTGTAGAAACAGCGTTCTTAGGTCAAAATGACGACTAA
- a CDS encoding GTP pyrophosphokinase, with protein MSEIKWNEFLIPYTQAVDELKLKIRNARKEFLEKNVHSPIEFVTGRVKTVDSIKEKMKRRYISEDLLEQDMQDIAGIRIQCQFVEDIYDVAKLLHQREDMRVIEERDYIANSKSSGYRSYHVVVEYPIQLADGQKNILAEIQIRTLAMNFWSTIEHSLNYKYKGDFPEEINERLKRAAEASFLLDEEMSKIREEIQDAQQYFTDNKRNINNTTRSHKK; from the coding sequence ATGTCAGAAATTAAGTGGAATGAATTTTTAATTCCGTATACTCAAGCAGTTGATGAATTAAAACTTAAAATACGTAATGCCAGAAAAGAATTTTTGGAGAAGAATGTTCATTCTCCAATTGAGTTTGTGACAGGCCGTGTTAAGACTGTTGATAGTATAAAAGAGAAGATGAAACGTCGTTATATCTCCGAAGATTTATTGGAACAAGATATGCAGGATATTGCTGGTATCAGAATTCAATGCCAATTTGTGGAAGATATTTATGATGTTGCCAAGCTATTACATCAAAGAGAAGATATGCGTGTTATTGAGGAACGTGACTATATTGCCAATAGTAAATCGAGTGGATATCGTTCATACCACGTCGTCGTTGAATATCCAATTCAGTTGGCTGATGGTCAAAAAAATATTTTAGCTGAAATTCAGATTCGAACTTTAGCAATGAATTTTTGGTCAACCATTGAACATTCGTTAAACTATAAGTATAAAGGTGATTTCCCTGAAGAAATTAATGAAAGATTGAAACGTGCAGCTGAGGCGTCATTCTTACTTGATGAGGAAATGTCTAAGATCAGAGAAGAAATACAAGATGCACAGCAATATTTCACCGATAACAAACGAAATATCAATAATACTACGAGGTCGCATAAAAAATGA
- a CDS encoding DsbA family protein, with protein sequence MWEVFLYINPLCSYCLKVERSIIDFTRKNNIDTQYHFVTTYNMATITDYMLMKGFNPNNIEKRNEVTENIYEAACLYKAAACQGNKKARSFLMNIQNEVNIEEKPFCEDTIKTAVENSGLDFKAIITEKNSEGVKRAVKKDQELTCEMNIEKAPTVVIFDDDDPRKPGLMINKFGGDTSEDIISENLTEMLEKTMPHKAANGSENRIIRMDNFRR encoded by the coding sequence ATGTGGGAAGTATTTTTATATATTAATCCCTTATGTTCGTACTGCTTAAAAGTTGAAAGGTCGATAATTGACTTCACTAGAAAGAATAATATAGATACCCAATACCACTTCGTGACAACATACAACATGGCGACTATCACTGATTACATGTTGATGAAGGGATTCAATCCCAACAATATTGAAAAAAGAAATGAAGTTACAGAAAATATTTATGAAGCCGCTTGCTTGTATAAGGCAGCTGCCTGCCAAGGCAACAAAAAAGCACGTAGCTTCTTAATGAATATTCAAAATGAGGTTAACATTGAGGAAAAGCCTTTCTGTGAAGACACAATCAAGACTGCAGTCGAAAATAGTGGACTAGATTTCAAAGCTATAATTACTGAGAAAAATAGCGAAGGCGTCAAACGTGCAGTCAAAAAAGATCAAGAACTAACTTGTGAAATGAACATTGAAAAAGCACCAACTGTTGTAATTTTTGATGACGATGATCCTAGAAAACCAGGTTTAATGATCAACAAATTTGGCGGGGATACATCTGAGGACATCATCAGTGAAAACCTCACAGAAATGCTTGAAAAAACTATGCCTCACAAAGCTGCTAACGGCAGTGAAAATAGAATAATTAGAATGGATAATTTCAGAAGATAG
- a CDS encoding IS3 family transposase, whose amino-acid sequence MNSQRKLSYQAIMEVSEGNHGWKSILLDHIGVSRQALNKFLHHRKTDWEHKNDLLTEVVLKTYKDHFQRIGAGKILSHITKEHLLDFEVTYYQVRRVMRSEGISCKSKAKKRSRKDDNDQHEKDNVLNQNFEVEKPNMVWLSDSTQLEFGIKETHKVKLSGILDLCSRKIIGSFISPSETAEAEIAMFKETFEEMGDVHPMVHTDRGPAFTAVSFNKLLDEHKVIRSFSRPGTPYDNSPMESWWSNFKGIWMDSHPRPATLEALIKLVQDGIDYFNNIDRLPTKNGLTPEECWNKAIAK is encoded by the coding sequence GTGAATTCACAACGAAAGCTGTCTTACCAGGCAATAATGGAGGTCAGCGAAGGTAATCATGGATGGAAATCTATTCTATTAGACCATATAGGTGTTTCTAGACAAGCGTTAAATAAGTTCTTACATCATAGGAAGACAGATTGGGAACACAAAAATGATTTATTGACTGAAGTTGTTCTTAAGACATATAAAGATCATTTTCAAAGAATTGGTGCGGGAAAGATTCTTTCTCATATTACAAAGGAACACCTTCTAGATTTTGAGGTCACGTACTACCAAGTTAGGCGTGTAATGAGAAGTGAAGGTATTAGTTGTAAATCAAAAGCAAAAAAGCGAAGTCGTAAAGATGACAATGATCAGCATGAAAAAGACAATGTATTAAACCAGAATTTTGAAGTGGAAAAACCAAACATGGTTTGGCTATCTGATTCAACCCAATTGGAATTTGGAATCAAAGAAACACACAAAGTAAAACTCAGTGGAATACTAGATTTGTGCAGTCGTAAAATAATTGGATCTTTTATAAGTCCATCAGAGACTGCAGAAGCTGAAATTGCGATGTTCAAAGAAACTTTTGAGGAAATGGGCGACGTTCATCCAATGGTACATACTGATCGTGGACCTGCATTCACAGCCGTTAGCTTTAATAAATTGTTGGATGAACACAAAGTAATAAGAAGTTTTTCAAGACCAGGCACCCCATATGATAATTCACCAATGGAGAGCTGGTGGAGTAATTTTAAGGGAATCTGGATGGATAGTCATCCAAGACCAGCAACTTTAGAAGCACTGATTAAGCTAGTACAAGATGGAATTGATTATTTCAATAACATTGATAGATTGCCAACAAAAAATGGCCTTACTCCAGAAGAATGCTGGAATAAAGCCATTGCAAAGTAG
- a CDS encoding SDR family NAD(P)-dependent oxidoreductase: MTFPELTGKVVFVTGACQGIGEAVAKTFLNEGSIVVGADLAFDNNDLIKVSDNSYQIHVNVADESSVQNVVAELEKAGLVPNVLAHVAGISTMDYLVNSKTSDFDKTIAVNTKGTYLIAKNIVNLMLTKEQPAKVIFMASQAGKNGYRAMAAYSASKHAVLGLTKTLAIELASKQINVNAVCPGIIETAMKHRERRDGAKIRGLNPDDIEKEDNSQVPLGRTGTPQDVANVVLFLSSHLSDYMTGQALNVTGGMTMN; this comes from the coding sequence ATGACATTTCCAGAATTAACAGGAAAAGTAGTCTTTGTCACAGGCGCATGCCAAGGAATTGGCGAAGCTGTTGCAAAAACTTTTTTAAATGAAGGATCAATTGTAGTCGGTGCCGATTTAGCTTTTGATAATAATGATTTAATAAAAGTAAGTGACAATTCATATCAAATACACGTCAATGTCGCCGATGAATCAAGCGTCCAAAACGTTGTTGCTGAATTGGAAAAAGCAGGATTGGTGCCAAATGTTTTAGCACATGTAGCAGGCATTTCAACAATGGATTATCTGGTCAATAGTAAAACTAGCGACTTTGATAAAACTATTGCTGTAAATACGAAAGGCACATATTTGATTGCTAAGAACATCGTCAATCTGATGTTGACAAAGGAACAACCTGCTAAAGTAATTTTCATGGCATCACAAGCTGGAAAGAATGGCTACAGAGCTATGGCAGCCTATTCAGCATCGAAACACGCGGTTCTTGGACTGACTAAGACACTTGCAATTGAATTAGCCAGCAAGCAAATCAATGTAAATGCCGTCTGTCCTGGAATTATCGAGACAGCAATGAAGCATCGTGAACGACGTGATGGTGCCAAGATTCGCGGATTGAATCCGGACGATATTGAAAAAGAAGATAACAGTCAAGTTCCTTTGGGACGGACTGGTACACCCCAGGATGTGGCTAATGTAGTATTGTTCTTGTCTAGTCATTTATCAGATTACATGACGGGACAAGCATTGAATGTAACAGGCGGAATGACAATGAACTAG
- the mgtE gene encoding magnesium transporter codes for MDETERKHSEKFDELKTYLDNGDTFKFRKTYLDMHFYDQSTFYLSLKKDERLKLYDILRPNEMGDMFDTIEDELPEIPEFLDEMDVKYASKMLNYMYDDNAADVLEHMDKTHVDQFLSEMPTSDANNLRGLLHYDTETAGGIMTTDFVQFDQEITAGQAIKNLRQFAETAETIYYLYILDENKDLVGVMSLRDLIMQKSQTVLKTVMNTDLITVNVDDEQAEVAQVFRSYEFLACPVVDHSNKLVGIVTVDDVIEVIDDEAQQDYSGLAGVDVDESINDNPFKAASKRLPWLITLLLLSMITATLVNRYEGLLAQASILAVFISTITGTAGNAGTQSLAVAVRRLAIDEIDRSDFFKLLGKELLTGLFTGVVTGVSIFLLVGFWKHNFVLGLVIGLAMCAAITVANVAGSFIPMLMSRLGFDPAVASGPFISTLSDLTSVLIYFSIAGMFLQYFVGS; via the coding sequence ATGGACGAAACAGAAAGAAAACATTCTGAGAAGTTCGATGAACTCAAAACATATTTAGATAATGGGGATACTTTCAAATTTAGAAAGACTTATTTGGATATGCATTTTTACGATCAAAGTACTTTTTATCTCTCCTTAAAGAAGGATGAAAGATTAAAGCTTTATGATATTTTACGACCCAATGAAATGGGTGATATGTTTGACACAATTGAAGACGAATTACCTGAAATTCCTGAATTTTTAGATGAGATGGACGTAAAGTACGCTTCAAAAATGTTGAATTATATGTATGATGATAACGCTGCCGATGTTTTGGAACATATGGACAAAACCCATGTGGATCAATTCTTGAGTGAAATGCCAACAAGCGATGCTAATAATTTGCGTGGCTTGCTACATTACGACACCGAAACCGCCGGTGGTATTATGACCACTGACTTTGTTCAATTTGATCAAGAAATTACTGCAGGCCAGGCAATTAAAAATTTGCGTCAATTTGCTGAAACTGCTGAAACTATTTATTATTTATACATTTTGGATGAGAATAAAGATTTAGTTGGTGTCATGTCTTTGCGTGATTTAATTATGCAAAAGTCTCAGACAGTTTTGAAAACGGTTATGAACACTGATTTGATTACTGTAAATGTTGACGATGAACAGGCTGAAGTTGCTCAAGTGTTCAGAAGCTATGAGTTTCTAGCTTGTCCGGTTGTTGATCATTCGAATAAACTAGTCGGAATTGTCACGGTTGATGATGTTATTGAAGTTATTGATGACGAAGCTCAACAAGACTATTCTGGTTTGGCTGGTGTTGACGTTGATGAGAGCATTAATGACAACCCATTCAAGGCAGCATCAAAGCGTTTGCCTTGGCTTATTACGCTATTATTATTAAGTATGATTACAGCAACATTAGTTAACAGATATGAAGGATTACTTGCTCAAGCTAGTATTCTGGCGGTATTTATTTCTACTATTACTGGTACTGCAGGTAATGCTGGTACTCAAAGTTTGGCTGTTGCAGTCAGACGGTTAGCAATCGATGAAATTGATCGTAGTGACTTCTTTAAGTTACTCGGTAAAGAATTGTTAACAGGATTATTTACTGGAGTTGTTACCGGAGTTTCAATCTTTTTATTAGTTGGATTTTGGAAACACAACTTTGTATTGGGATTGGTAATTGGATTAGCAATGTGTGCAGCCATAACGGTCGCAAACGTTGCCGGAAGTTTTATTCCAATGCTGATGTCGCGGCTGGGATTTGATCCTGCCGTTGCCAGTGGGCCCTTTATTTCAACGCTTAGTGATTTGACTAGTGTACTAATTTATTTCAGTATTGCAGGGATGTTCCTACAATATTTCGTTGGATCATAA